The Mercurialis annua linkage group LG8, ddMerAnnu1.2, whole genome shotgun sequence genome window below encodes:
- the LOC126660361 gene encoding root-specific lectin-like codes for MKVICLSAVFFLLFLGGIAGVQSTECSKTKPCPELCCSRWGWCGLGPDYCGPDADLKNFTIGGSIGTGARCSKTNPCKNCCSLWGWCGTSEVHCWENGDLNNVTIGGTSEKAENSGRNGKLGYGVLDMVV; via the exons atgaaggttATTTGTTTAAGTGCAGTGTTTTTTCTATTGTTTCTTGGAGGAATAGCAGGTGTTCAGTCAACCGAGTGTTCTAAGACTAAGCCGTGCCCTGAACTTTGCTGCAGTCGATGGGGCTGGTGTGGTTTAGGCCCTGACTACTGTGGTCCAGATGCCGATCTTAAAAACTTCACTATAG gaGGATCAATAGGAACGGGGGCAAGATGTTCTAAGACTAACCCATGTAAAAACTGCTGCAGTCTATGGGGTTGGTGTGGTACTTCCGAAGTTCACTGTTGGGAAAATGGTGATCTTAATAACGTCACTATAG GAGGCACATCAGAAAAAGCTGAGAACAGTGGAAGAAATGGCAAACTTGGATATGGAGTTCTGGATATGGTGGTATAG